One part of the Pirellulales bacterium genome encodes these proteins:
- a CDS encoding PSD1 and planctomycete cytochrome C domain-containing protein, whose amino-acid sequence MRLWCTRLVIVLVAAVVAAARAGADEPAAVDFAGQIRPLFEQRCYKCHGGEKQISGYRLDVRSRALAGGESGETPIVPGKPADSPLIARLASDDKDLRMPPEGERVSPQELELVRRWIGAGAPWPDELAGEDRLKKPHWAFQAPTRGELPTPRDARWARSPIDQFVLARLESEGLAHSPEADRVTMLRRLSLDLIGLPPTIADVDTFLADRADGAYERAVERLLASPHYGERWGRHWLDAARYADSDGYEKDKPRQTWFYRDWVVGALNRDLPYDQFVIEQIAGDLLPNASQDQIVATGFLRNSMTNEEGGIDPEQFRMEAMFDRMDAVGKSILGLTIQCAQCHNHKFDPLTQEDYYRTFALLNDAHEANIAAYTPDEQMHRADVLRQIAEIEADLKQRTPDWTEQLARWEAAVRDDQPNWVVVQPEVDTSGGEKHLPLDDGSILAQGYAPTKHTVQITARTEATPIGAFRLELLTDPNLPLGGPGRSVLGTAALSEFNVEVAPANAPEKKQKVKLVAATADVNPSETPLDKIFDDRSNKRRITGPIAFAIDGNNDTAWCTDNGPGRRNQPRKAVFVVAEQIVHEGGTILTFSLLQNHGGWNSDDNQNYNLGRFRFSVTAAPAVVADPLPAQVRQILAVPSAERSPRQLDALFSHWRTTVPTWQEANARIEELWRSHPAGASQLALLPRDMPRETHLLKRGDFLKPDRVVTPGVPGFLHPLAADQPATRLSFARWLVDRRSPTTARALVNRVWQAYFGTGLVATSEDLGTQSEAPSHPQLLDWLAVDFMERGWSLKQLHRLIVTSATYRQASRVSPELLARDPYNRLLARGARFRVEGEVVRDVALAASGLLSARLGGPSVFPPLPEFMLLPPVSYGPKTWPLSTGEDRHRRALYTFRYRSLPYPVLQTFDAPNGDFSCVRRVRSNTPLQALATLNEPVAVECAQALARRTLTEAGQADDARLTYAFRLCVARAPTLDEAAELSRFYVQQKERLSAGWLNPWQLLGPATAETTAPTNLPEGSTPTELAAWTAVARVLLNLDETITKE is encoded by the coding sequence ATGCGGCTTTGGTGTACCCGCCTCGTGATCGTCCTTGTCGCGGCCGTCGTAGCGGCGGCGCGGGCCGGCGCGGATGAGCCGGCGGCAGTTGATTTTGCCGGCCAGATCCGACCGCTGTTCGAGCAGCGCTGTTACAAGTGCCATGGTGGCGAGAAGCAGATTTCGGGCTACCGACTCGACGTGCGCTCGCGGGCCCTGGCAGGCGGAGAATCGGGCGAGACTCCCATCGTGCCAGGCAAGCCAGCCGACAGTCCCTTGATCGCGCGTCTCGCGAGCGACGACAAAGACCTGCGCATGCCTCCTGAGGGGGAACGCGTTTCACCTCAAGAGCTGGAATTGGTGCGTCGCTGGATCGGCGCCGGCGCCCCGTGGCCTGACGAACTGGCGGGCGAAGATCGACTGAAGAAACCGCACTGGGCGTTTCAGGCGCCCACACGCGGCGAACTGCCGACACCTCGCGATGCGCGTTGGGCACGTAGCCCGATCGACCAGTTCGTGCTCGCGCGATTAGAGTCGGAGGGGCTCGCGCATTCTCCAGAGGCGGATCGCGTCACAATGTTGCGTCGGCTGTCGCTCGATTTAATCGGTCTGCCTCCCACGATTGCCGACGTCGATACCTTCTTGGCCGACCGCGCCGATGGCGCGTACGAGCGGGCCGTCGAGCGCTTGTTGGCTTCGCCGCATTACGGCGAGCGTTGGGGACGCCACTGGCTCGATGCGGCGCGCTACGCCGACAGCGATGGCTATGAAAAAGACAAGCCGCGGCAGACCTGGTTCTATCGCGATTGGGTGGTTGGCGCGCTCAATCGCGATCTGCCTTACGATCAGTTCGTCATCGAGCAAATCGCCGGCGACCTGCTGCCCAATGCCAGCCAGGACCAGATCGTGGCCACGGGCTTTCTGCGCAATTCGATGACCAATGAAGAAGGGGGCATCGATCCCGAGCAGTTTCGCATGGAGGCGATGTTCGATCGCATGGATGCCGTTGGCAAAAGCATCCTCGGCCTGACGATCCAGTGCGCGCAGTGTCACAATCACAAATTCGATCCGCTCACGCAAGAAGACTATTACCGAACTTTCGCGCTGTTGAATGACGCGCACGAAGCGAACATCGCCGCCTACACGCCCGACGAGCAGATGCATCGGGCCGATGTGCTGCGACAGATTGCCGAGATCGAAGCCGACTTGAAGCAGCGTACGCCCGACTGGACCGAACAGTTGGCACGCTGGGAGGCGGCCGTTCGCGACGATCAACCGAATTGGGTCGTCGTCCAGCCCGAGGTCGACACCAGCGGCGGCGAAAAGCACCTGCCGCTGGATGATGGATCGATTCTCGCCCAAGGCTACGCGCCGACCAAGCACACGGTGCAGATCACGGCGCGGACCGAGGCGACGCCGATCGGAGCTTTCCGCCTGGAATTGCTGACGGACCCCAATCTGCCTTTGGGCGGACCCGGTCGATCGGTCTTGGGGACCGCGGCGCTCAGCGAATTCAATGTCGAGGTCGCGCCAGCCAATGCGCCAGAGAAAAAGCAGAAGGTCAAGCTGGTGGCAGCTACCGCCGACGTCAATCCATCGGAAACGCCGCTGGACAAAATCTTTGACGATCGCAGCAATAAGCGGCGCATCACGGGGCCGATCGCCTTTGCCATCGACGGCAATAACGACACGGCCTGGTGTACCGACAACGGGCCAGGCCGCCGCAACCAGCCGCGCAAGGCGGTGTTCGTCGTTGCCGAGCAGATCGTGCACGAAGGAGGAACGATCCTCACGTTCTCGTTGCTGCAGAACCATGGGGGATGGAACAGCGACGACAATCAGAACTATAACCTGGGGCGATTCCGCTTTTCCGTCACCGCCGCGCCAGCGGTAGTTGCTGATCCGTTACCGGCGCAGGTGCGGCAAATTCTGGCCGTGCCTAGCGCTGAGCGTTCGCCGCGTCAGCTCGACGCGCTGTTCAGCCACTGGCGCACGACGGTACCCACCTGGCAAGAGGCGAACGCCCGCATCGAAGAATTGTGGCGGTCGCATCCGGCCGGCGCCTCGCAATTGGCGCTGTTGCCGCGCGACATGCCGCGCGAAACGCATCTGCTCAAGCGCGGAGATTTTCTCAAACCAGACCGTGTCGTCACGCCGGGCGTGCCGGGCTTTCTGCATCCGTTGGCCGCCGATCAACCCGCCACGCGGCTGTCGTTCGCACGCTGGCTGGTCGACCGGCGTTCGCCGACCACAGCCCGGGCGCTGGTGAATCGAGTCTGGCAAGCCTATTTCGGTACAGGACTGGTAGCGACGAGTGAAGACCTGGGAACGCAAAGTGAGGCGCCGTCGCATCCACAGTTGCTGGATTGGCTGGCAGTCGATTTTATGGAGCGTGGCTGGAGCCTGAAGCAGTTGCATCGCTTGATAGTCACCTCGGCGACGTACCGGCAGGCGTCGCGTGTGTCGCCAGAGTTGCTGGCCCGCGATCCCTATAATCGTTTGCTCGCGCGCGGGGCGCGGTTCCGGGTCGAAGGTGAAGTCGTGCGCGATGTGGCGCTGGCGGCCAGCGGCCTGTTGAGCGCGCGGCTGGGTGGACCGAGCGTCTTTCCCCCGTTGCCCGAGTTCATGCTCTTGCCGCCGGTAAGTTACGGACCGAAAACGTGGCCATTGTCCACCGGCGAGGATCGGCATCGCCGCGCGCTGTATACGTTCCGCTATCGATCACTCCCCTATCCGGTCCTGCAAACGTTTGATGCACCTAACGGTGATTTCTCGTGCGTGCGGCGCGTTCGCTCGAATACTCCGCTGCAGGCCTTGGCCACGTTGAACGAGCCGGTGGCCGTCGAGTGTGCGCAAGCATTGGCCAGAAGAACGCTGACCGAAGCTGGACAGGCGGACGACGCGCGATTGACGTATGCCTTCCGCTTGTGCGTAGCCCGCGCCCCCACGCTCGACGAAGCGGCCGAACTGTCCCGATTCTATGTGCAGCAAAAAGAGCGGCTGTCGGCCGGCTGGCTGAATCCTTGGCAACTGCTCGGCCCGGCGACCGCAGAGACGACTGCACCGACGAATTTACCAGAAGGTTCGACCCCCACCGAGCTGGCTGCGTGGACGGCTGTGGCCCGCGTGTTGTTGAACCTGGACGAAACGATCACGAAAGAGTAG
- a CDS encoding DUF1501 domain-containing protein: MSGQNNDTPARRSKSSRLRGDGRPSGTSSAAENSRLTARRWFLRDCGVGLGSIALAQLLGADAMAADSPAGMADPLAARTPHHAAKAKQVIFLFMAGAPSHLELFDYKPQLAKFDGQLPPAELLKGYRAAFINPNSKLLGPKFKFARHGRCGAEVSELLPHLSEIVDDVTIVRSMVTDAFNHAPGQILMNTGSQQFGRPSVGAWTLYGLGSESQNLPGFVVMNSGKKGPSGGNSNWGSGFLPTVYQGVALRTSGEPVLYLSNPPGVDRQLQRDSLDTLGQLNRMRLDVVGDPEISTRVNSFEMAYRMQASAPELMELAQESAETLAMYGADPGKPSFANNCLLARRMIERGVRFVQLFHEAWDQHGNLKADLQKNCQDTDRATAALVKDLKQRGLLEDTIVIWGGEFGRTPMVQGGDDGRDHHPNAFTMWLAGGGFKPGITIGGTDDLGFNAVEEPIHVHDLHATILHQLGFDHTRLTYRFQGRDFRLTDVHGRVVEKLLA, translated from the coding sequence ATGAGCGGACAGAACAATGACACGCCGGCACGACGCTCAAAGTCATCTCGCCTCCGGGGAGATGGCCGGCCGAGCGGTACAAGTTCCGCTGCCGAGAATTCAAGACTCACGGCTCGTCGCTGGTTTTTGCGAGATTGCGGCGTGGGGCTGGGCTCGATCGCGCTCGCACAGTTGCTCGGCGCCGATGCAATGGCCGCCGATTCGCCAGCTGGCATGGCCGATCCGCTTGCCGCGCGCACTCCGCATCACGCGGCGAAAGCCAAGCAGGTAATCTTTCTGTTCATGGCCGGCGCACCCAGCCACCTGGAGCTGTTCGATTACAAGCCGCAGTTGGCCAAGTTCGATGGGCAACTCCCCCCCGCCGAATTGCTCAAAGGGTATCGCGCTGCCTTCATCAATCCGAATTCGAAGCTGCTGGGGCCGAAGTTCAAGTTCGCCCGCCACGGCCGCTGCGGCGCCGAAGTCTCGGAGTTGCTGCCGCATCTGTCGGAAATCGTCGACGACGTCACGATCGTCCGCTCGATGGTCACCGACGCGTTCAATCACGCGCCGGGACAGATCCTGATGAACACGGGCAGCCAACAGTTCGGCCGGCCCAGCGTGGGCGCCTGGACGTTGTATGGCCTGGGTAGCGAATCGCAGAACCTGCCGGGTTTTGTCGTCATGAACTCAGGCAAGAAGGGCCCCAGTGGCGGCAACTCGAACTGGGGAAGTGGCTTTCTGCCGACCGTCTATCAGGGTGTGGCGTTGCGCACCAGCGGCGAGCCGGTGCTGTATCTCTCGAACCCACCGGGCGTCGACCGGCAATTGCAGCGTGACTCGCTGGATACGCTGGGGCAGCTGAATCGGATGCGGCTGGACGTCGTAGGCGATCCGGAAATCTCGACACGCGTCAACTCGTTCGAAATGGCTTACCGCATGCAGGCCAGTGCTCCGGAACTGATGGAACTGGCACAGGAGTCGGCCGAGACGCTGGCCATGTACGGCGCCGATCCGGGCAAGCCATCGTTTGCTAACAATTGCTTGCTGGCCCGCCGGATGATCGAGCGCGGCGTGCGCTTCGTGCAGCTATTCCACGAGGCTTGGGATCAACATGGCAACTTGAAAGCGGATTTGCAAAAGAATTGCCAGGACACCGATCGCGCCACCGCCGCACTGGTGAAGGATCTCAAACAGCGCGGCCTGCTGGAAGACACCATTGTGATCTGGGGGGGCGAATTCGGCCGCACGCCGATGGTGCAGGGCGGCGACGACGGACGCGATCACCATCCCAATGCCTTCACCATGTGGCTGGCCGGCGGCGGGTTCAAGCCTGGCATCACGATCGGTGGCACCGACGACTTGGGCTTCAACGCGGTCGAAGAGCCCATTCATGTCCACGATCTGCATGCCACGATCCTGCACCAGTTGGGCTTTGACCACACCCGCTTGACGTACCGCTTTCAGGGGCGCGACTTCCGCCTGACCGACGTACACGGCCGGGTGGTGGAAAAATTGCTGGCGTAG
- a CDS encoding diacylglycerol kinase, with translation MSKPETGSRNSWVNKFRCAFRGAKLGVRGQSSFSVHFFVAAVVIAAALALGATIVDWCLLLGCITIVLSVEMVNSALEQLAKAVDDRPNIHIRDALDIGSGAVLVASIGAMVIGAVVFLNLLAQNLNW, from the coding sequence ATGTCCAAACCGGAAACCGGCTCTCGCAATTCGTGGGTCAACAAATTCCGCTGCGCTTTTCGCGGCGCAAAATTGGGGGTCCGCGGACAGAGCAGCTTTTCGGTCCATTTCTTCGTGGCTGCGGTGGTGATTGCGGCGGCGCTGGCGCTGGGAGCGACGATCGTCGATTGGTGTCTGCTGCTGGGGTGCATCACGATCGTGCTTAGCGTAGAGATGGTGAATTCGGCACTCGAACAACTGGCCAAGGCCGTCGACGACCGACCCAACATCCACATTCGCGATGCCCTGGATATCGGCAGCGGAGCGGTGCTGGTGGCCTCGATCGGCGCGATGGTCATTGGGGCCGTGGTCTTTCTCAATTTACTTGCGCAAAACCTGAACTGGTGA
- a CDS encoding PSD1 and planctomycete cytochrome C domain-containing protein, whose translation MAARHRHCPARRVALALVLAFFPAALCVAADEPAIKFNRDIRAILAENCFACHGPDKGKRAADLRLDTQSGATADLNGSHAIVPGKPEESELIKRITSEDETLRMPPAETGKHLTPREIELLKSWIAAGATWQEHWSYTAIERPSVSSANAELRNPIDGFLATRYAATGLAMAPEADRVTLARRLSFDLLGLPPTAEQVASFVSDARPEAYEQLVDVLLASPHYGERMAMYWLDLVRYADTTGIHGDNHRDVAPYRDYVIDSFNANMPYDRFVVEQLAGDLLPDATLAQKVASGYNRMNMTTTEGGAQPKEYIAKYAADRVRNASTVYLGVTMGCAECHDHKFDPFTTKDFYSFAAFFADVQEQAVALPGPAVPVPSAEQEKRLAELDAQIAKVRLTLDTQTPDLDYAQLAWEAQAREQLAHPPQLGGWHALGPFAAESYEKALDTAFGPENGVDLSAVFADGALRWMPHAEWADSAVINLPGDRGATYLYRAIEAPRAMPLVLSLGCKDGLRVWHDGKEAFAQRAKRAAAADQDKVTLPLHPGTNHLLLKVASAGGASGFYFRVSEGDVPAAIVPIVGKPATDRNDEEKKTIATYHRGIAPLLNPARDEQAKLAAQRKDVDARVLRTLVAMAGEPRMMRVLPRGNWLNESGEIVSPNVPGFLKPLAIESRRATRLDLARWMVSRDNPLVARVLVNRLWKLAFGRGLAAPLDDLGAQGSWPTHLELIDWLAAELIDSGWNVKHVWRQIVTSQAYRQSSHVTAEAQQKDPYNLLVARQGRFRLDAEMVRDDALAVSGLLVPTIGGRSVRPYQPRGYWAHLNFPVREYEADHGADLYRRGLYTYWCRTFLHPSLLAFDAPSREECTAERNRSNTPTQALVLLNDPIFVEAARVFAERTMRQGGADTPQRIDWAVRRALSRAPTQDELTVLADLHERHRRYYLGNVEEARKLLTVGETPAPQDIDAAELAAWTSVARTILNLHETITRY comes from the coding sequence ATGGCCGCACGCCATCGTCATTGCCCTGCCCGCCGAGTAGCACTGGCATTAGTGCTGGCGTTCTTTCCGGCCGCGCTCTGCGTGGCGGCCGATGAACCAGCGATCAAGTTCAATCGCGACATCCGCGCGATCCTGGCCGAGAATTGCTTCGCGTGTCACGGCCCCGACAAGGGCAAGCGGGCCGCCGACCTGCGGCTCGACACGCAGTCTGGCGCGACGGCCGATCTCAATGGTTCGCACGCCATCGTGCCAGGCAAGCCGGAAGAGAGCGAATTAATCAAGCGCATCACGAGCGAAGACGAAACGCTGCGCATGCCGCCTGCCGAGACCGGCAAGCATCTGACGCCGCGCGAGATCGAACTGTTGAAATCGTGGATCGCCGCGGGCGCCACTTGGCAGGAGCATTGGTCTTACACCGCGATCGAACGTCCGTCGGTATCGTCCGCCAATGCGGAGCTTCGCAATCCCATCGATGGCTTTCTCGCCACTCGATACGCCGCGACCGGCCTGGCGATGGCGCCCGAAGCCGATCGCGTGACGCTTGCCCGCCGGCTGTCGTTCGATCTGCTTGGTCTGCCGCCGACGGCGGAACAGGTCGCCTCGTTCGTGAGCGACGCTCGACCGGAAGCTTACGAGCAGTTGGTCGACGTACTCTTGGCCTCGCCGCACTACGGCGAACGGATGGCCATGTATTGGCTCGACCTGGTTCGCTATGCCGATACCACGGGCATTCACGGAGATAATCACCGCGACGTGGCCCCGTACCGCGACTATGTGATCGACTCGTTCAACGCCAACATGCCGTACGACAGGTTCGTCGTCGAACAGTTGGCCGGCGATTTGTTGCCCGACGCGACGCTCGCGCAAAAGGTTGCCTCGGGCTACAACCGCATGAACATGACGACGACCGAGGGGGGAGCGCAGCCGAAGGAATACATTGCCAAGTACGCCGCCGATCGGGTACGCAACGCCTCGACCGTGTATCTCGGCGTCACGATGGGCTGCGCCGAATGCCACGATCACAAGTTCGACCCGTTTACGACTAAGGACTTCTACAGCTTTGCGGCGTTCTTTGCTGATGTGCAGGAACAGGCCGTCGCACTGCCGGGGCCAGCCGTGCCGGTTCCGTCGGCCGAGCAAGAAAAACGTCTGGCCGAGCTGGACGCGCAGATCGCCAAGGTCCGCCTCACGCTCGACACGCAAACTCCGGATCTCGATTACGCACAGCTGGCCTGGGAAGCGCAAGCGCGCGAGCAATTGGCCCATCCGCCGCAACTGGGCGGGTGGCATGCCCTGGGACCATTTGCGGCCGAAAGCTATGAGAAGGCGCTGGACACGGCATTTGGTCCCGAGAACGGCGTCGACCTTTCGGCCGTGTTTGCCGATGGTGCGCTGCGCTGGATGCCACACGCTGAGTGGGCCGATAGTGCGGTGATCAATCTGCCTGGAGATCGCGGAGCGACGTATCTTTATCGGGCGATCGAGGCGCCGCGGGCCATGCCGCTGGTCCTGTCGCTCGGCTGCAAAGACGGATTGCGCGTGTGGCACGACGGCAAGGAAGCGTTCGCCCAGCGTGCCAAACGGGCTGCCGCTGCCGACCAGGACAAGGTCACCCTGCCATTGCACCCTGGTACGAACCATTTGCTATTGAAGGTGGCCAGCGCCGGCGGTGCGAGCGGGTTTTACTTCCGCGTAAGCGAGGGGGACGTGCCCGCGGCCATTGTGCCCATCGTCGGCAAGCCGGCGACCGACCGCAACGATGAGGAAAAGAAAACGATCGCGACCTACCATCGTGGGATCGCGCCCTTGTTGAATCCCGCGCGCGACGAGCAGGCGAAGCTCGCCGCGCAGCGCAAAGATGTCGACGCCAGAGTGCTGCGGACTCTGGTCGCCATGGCGGGCGAGCCGCGCATGATGCGCGTGTTGCCGCGCGGCAACTGGCTTAACGAATCGGGCGAGATTGTCTCGCCGAACGTACCGGGCTTTCTCAAGCCACTGGCCATCGAATCGCGTCGGGCCACGCGACTCGATCTCGCCCGGTGGATGGTCTCGCGCGATAACCCACTCGTCGCACGAGTGCTGGTCAACCGTCTGTGGAAGCTGGCGTTCGGGCGCGGCCTGGCAGCGCCGCTCGACGATCTGGGCGCCCAAGGATCTTGGCCCACGCATCTGGAATTGATCGATTGGTTGGCAGCCGAGCTGATCGACAGTGGTTGGAACGTGAAACATGTGTGGCGGCAGATCGTCACGTCGCAAGCGTATCGACAGTCGTCGCACGTGACGGCCGAGGCGCAACAGAAGGACCCTTACAACTTGCTCGTGGCCAGGCAGGGGCGTTTCCGCCTGGATGCCGAGATGGTCCGCGACGATGCCCTAGCCGTCAGCGGCTTATTGGTTCCGACGATCGGCGGTCGCAGCGTGCGGCCCTATCAACCGCGAGGGTATTGGGCCCATCTGAACTTCCCGGTTCGCGAATACGAAGCAGACCACGGTGCTGATCTCTACCGTCGTGGACTGTACACCTATTGGTGCCGTACGTTCTTGCATCCGAGTCTACTGGCGTTCGATGCCCCCTCACGCGAGGAATGCACCGCCGAGCGGAATCGGTCGAACACGCCGACCCAGGCTTTGGTACTGTTGAACGACCCCATCTTTGTCGAAGCGGCACGCGTGTTCGCCGAGAGGACAATGCGCCAGGGAGGTGCCGACACGCCGCAGCGGATCGATTGGGCGGTGCGTCGCGCGCTGTCACGCGCGCCGACGCAGGATGAGCTAACCGTACTGGCCGATTTGCACGAGCGGCACAGACGGTATTACCTCGGCAATGTCGAAGAAGCCCGCAAGCTGCTGACCGTGGGCGAAACTCCCGCGCCGCAGGATATCGACGCGGCCGAATTGGCTGCCTGGACGTCGGTCGCACGGACGATTCTAAATTTGCACGAGACGATCACGCGGTACTAA
- a CDS encoding DUF1501 domain-containing protein, which yields MNGHNRGNTFDVAAIKQEICRRTFLARGGASVGALALAAMGNPALLRGGDAAVRSAALPSEAPWSGVVRPLHFAPRAKRIIYLYMAGGPSHLETFDYKPKLAEMSGQPMPESFTAGQPIAQLQNAKLTCLAPQHTFVRCGQSGQHISSVFPRLAEVADEMCIIRSLHTDAINHDPAHTFMNTGTTISGRPSMGAWLTYGLGSDSQDLPGFVVMTSLGKFGQAQPIAARMWNSGFLPSRFQGVEFRSKGDAVLYLGNPPGVDRQRQSDVVEAVKALNAQGNQVLDDPEIATRVSQYEMAFRMQASVPHLLDVSDEPAHVMEMYGTPGADGSFAANCLLARRLAERGVRFIQLYHRDWDHHGSVKEHVKGTAAEVDRGAMALIRDLKQRGMLDETLIVYGGEFGRTPMAQGNGRDHHMQGFSMWLAGGGIRGGISHGATDELGYKAVENPVHVNDLHATMLHLFGIDHSRLTYRFQGRNFRLTDVAGQVIRPILA from the coding sequence ATGAACGGTCACAATCGCGGCAATACGTTCGACGTCGCTGCAATTAAGCAAGAAATTTGCCGGCGCACGTTCCTGGCACGAGGCGGAGCGAGCGTCGGGGCGTTGGCGCTAGCGGCCATGGGCAATCCCGCGCTGCTGCGTGGCGGTGACGCGGCCGTGCGCAGTGCTGCTCTACCGAGCGAGGCACCGTGGTCGGGCGTGGTGAGGCCGCTGCACTTTGCGCCGCGGGCCAAGCGCATCATTTATCTCTACATGGCCGGTGGTCCGTCGCACCTCGAGACGTTCGACTACAAGCCGAAGCTGGCCGAGATGAGCGGCCAGCCCATGCCCGAGTCGTTCACCGCCGGGCAGCCGATCGCGCAATTGCAGAACGCGAAGCTGACCTGTCTCGCGCCGCAACATACGTTTGTGCGCTGTGGCCAATCGGGCCAGCACATCTCGAGCGTCTTTCCGCGACTGGCGGAAGTGGCCGACGAGATGTGCATCATTCGCTCGCTGCACACCGACGCGATCAATCACGATCCGGCCCACACGTTCATGAATACGGGCACCACGATCTCGGGGCGCCCCTCGATGGGGGCCTGGCTGACGTACGGGCTGGGAAGCGACAGCCAGGATCTGCCCGGTTTTGTCGTGATGACCTCGCTGGGTAAATTTGGCCAGGCGCAGCCGATCGCGGCCCGGATGTGGAATAGCGGATTTCTGCCGAGTCGTTTTCAGGGGGTTGAATTTCGCTCCAAGGGAGACGCGGTACTGTATCTAGGCAATCCGCCCGGAGTCGATCGCCAGCGGCAGAGCGACGTGGTAGAAGCCGTGAAGGCGCTGAACGCTCAGGGCAACCAGGTGCTGGACGATCCGGAGATCGCCACCCGAGTCAGCCAATACGAAATGGCGTTTCGCATGCAGGCCAGCGTGCCGCATCTGCTGGACGTGTCGGACGAACCGGCGCACGTTATGGAAATGTACGGCACGCCCGGAGCCGATGGTTCGTTCGCTGCGAATTGCCTGCTGGCCCGTCGATTGGCCGAGCGTGGCGTGCGTTTCATCCAGCTTTATCACCGCGATTGGGACCATCACGGCAGCGTCAAGGAACACGTCAAGGGCACGGCGGCCGAGGTCGATCGTGGGGCGATGGCCTTGATTCGCGATTTGAAGCAGCGCGGCATGCTCGACGAAACGTTGATCGTTTACGGCGGCGAATTTGGCCGCACTCCCATGGCGCAGGGCAACGGCCGTGACCATCACATGCAGGGCTTTTCGATGTGGTTGGCCGGCGGCGGCATTCGCGGCGGCATCAGCCACGGTGCCACCGACGAGCTGGGCTACAAGGCGGTCGAAAATCCCGTTCACGTCAATGATCTGCATGCCACGATGCTGCACCTCTTCGGCATCGATCACTCGCGGCTGACGTACCGCTTTCAAGGCAGGAACTTCCGCCTCACCGACGTCGCCGGCCAGGTCATTCGGCCGATCCTGGCCTAA